A part of Brachybacterium faecium DSM 4810 genomic DNA contains:
- a CDS encoding D-lactate dehydrogenase (PFAM: FAD binding domain; D-lactate dehydrogenase, membrane binding): MRTPRNPRSAGAVEAFTEIMGRKHVLTSARATAPFTTGDRFGAGEVLAVLRPGSLVDMWRALQVCVDHDLIVITQAANTGLTGGSGPGDQEYDRDIVILSTLRIDQIHLLHDAREAVCLAGATLFSLEDALAPHGREPHSVIGSTSVGASVVGGIANNSGGTQIRKGPAYTEQAIFARVDERGTIHLVNHLGIDLGTDPTHILDRLQRGEWDAADVTPPPPDSTGTAYAEHVRELAESPARFNADPTFLHEASGCAGKLMVFAVRTRTFPLEKDKATFYIGTDRPADLESLRRAFLAADGPLPISGEYMSSHAFDLAVEYGKDTYVSLKHAGSRTLVRMFALKSWANGVFAKLSGMGPSVADAISQKLFSLVPEKIPARLAGFRDRYDHHLLVVVSGSEREGTARLLEEFFAAPEHEGAFFECDAEEAQSATLIRFGVASAASRFFVMHRAEASAMVTFDVALRRDDEDWLERLPPHIAEQLLESVYFGHFFCHVLHQDHVAKKGVDPVALKQEMTALLESRGAAVPAEHNYGRLYPAPAPMVEHFQQLDPLNMFNAGVGETSPRRRWA, encoded by the coding sequence ATGCGCACACCGCGGAATCCGCGATCGGCCGGGGCCGTCGAGGCCTTCACCGAGATCATGGGGCGCAAGCACGTCCTCACCTCGGCGCGGGCCACGGCCCCGTTCACCACGGGCGACCGCTTCGGGGCGGGGGAGGTGCTCGCCGTGCTGCGGCCGGGCTCCCTGGTGGACATGTGGCGCGCCCTGCAGGTGTGCGTCGATCACGATCTGATCGTCATCACCCAGGCCGCGAACACCGGGCTCACCGGCGGGTCCGGGCCCGGCGACCAGGAGTACGACCGCGACATCGTCATCCTCTCGACGCTGCGGATCGACCAGATCCATCTGCTGCACGACGCCCGCGAGGCGGTCTGCCTGGCCGGCGCCACCCTCTTCTCCCTCGAGGATGCCCTCGCCCCGCACGGGCGGGAGCCGCACTCGGTGATCGGCTCGACCTCGGTCGGGGCGAGCGTGGTGGGCGGGATCGCGAACAACTCCGGCGGCACCCAGATCCGCAAGGGCCCCGCCTATACAGAGCAGGCGATCTTCGCGCGGGTCGACGAGCGCGGCACGATCCACCTGGTGAACCATCTGGGCATCGACCTGGGCACCGACCCCACGCACATCCTCGACCGGCTGCAGCGCGGCGAGTGGGACGCCGCGGACGTCACCCCGCCGCCGCCGGACTCCACGGGCACCGCCTACGCCGAGCACGTGCGCGAGCTCGCCGAGTCGCCGGCCCGCTTCAACGCGGATCCGACGTTCCTGCACGAGGCCTCGGGCTGCGCCGGGAAGCTCATGGTGTTCGCGGTGCGCACCCGCACCTTCCCGCTCGAGAAGGACAAGGCGACCTTCTACATCGGCACGGACCGCCCCGCAGACCTCGAATCCCTGCGGCGCGCGTTCCTCGCCGCCGACGGGCCGCTGCCGATCTCCGGGGAGTACATGAGCTCTCATGCCTTCGATCTCGCGGTCGAGTACGGCAAGGACACCTACGTCTCCCTCAAGCACGCCGGCTCCCGCACCCTGGTGCGCATGTTCGCGCTGAAGAGCTGGGCGAACGGGGTGTTCGCGAAGCTGTCGGGCATGGGCCCGTCGGTCGCGGACGCGATCTCCCAGAAGCTGTTCTCCCTCGTGCCGGAGAAGATCCCGGCACGGCTGGCCGGTTTCCGCGATCGGTACGACCACCACCTGCTGGTGGTGGTCAGCGGCAGCGAGCGCGAGGGGACCGCACGCTTACTCGAGGAGTTCTTCGCCGCCCCGGAGCATGAGGGGGCGTTCTTCGAGTGCGACGCCGAGGAGGCCCAGAGCGCCACCCTGATCCGCTTCGGCGTGGCCAGCGCCGCCAGCCGCTTCTTCGTCATGCACCGCGCGGAGGCCTCCGCCATGGTCACCTTCGACGTCGCCCTGCGCCGCGACGACGAGGACTGGCTGGAGCGGCTGCCCCCGCACATCGCCGAGCAGCTGCTGGAGAGCGTCTACTTCGGGCACTTCTTCTGCCACGTGCTGCACCAGGACCACGTCGCGAAGAAGGGCGTGGACCCGGTGGCGCTCAAGCAGGAGATGACGGCGCTGCTCGAGAGCCGCGGCGCCGCCGTGCCCGCCGAGCACAACTACGGCCGCCTCTACCCGGCCCCCGCACCGATGGTCGAGCACTTCCAGCAGCTCGACCCGCTGAACATGTTCAACGCCGGGGTGGGGGAGACGTCGCCGCGCAGGCGGTGGGCGTGA
- a CDS encoding transposase (PFAM: Transposase DDE domain), whose protein sequence is MATATIPRHQVLTDKQWERIEPMLPSNTGRKGRPFHDNRKIVEGIIYRARTGIPWRDLPREQFGPWQTVWKRHYLYARLGVWDRIHAALMAQADAAGDIEWMVSVDSTINRAHQHGTNTTRPDQPTGATANHNNLSPEEPDGHAIGRSRGGLGSKIHAAVDGNGMPLAIVLTGGQRHDGAMLLEVLDDIRVPRLGPGRPRIRPDAVVADRAYSSGKTRRMLAARGIKTVIPQKSDEIASRKKKGTRGGRPPALDQVAYAGRNVVERQFGLAKQWRGIATRYDKHAIAYRAGVVLCAVIAWLRK, encoded by the exons ATGGCTACCGCGACGATTCCTCGGCACCAGGTCCTCACTGACAAGCAGTGGGAGCGAATCGAGCCGATGCTGCCCTCGAACACGGGTCGCAAAGGGCGTCCCTTCCACGACAACCGCAAGATCGTCGAGGGGATCATCTACCGCGCCAGGACCGGGATCCCGTGGCGGGATCTTCCCCGTGAGCAGTTCGGTCCCTGGCAGACGGTGTGGAAGCGCCATTACCTCTACGCCCGCCTCGGTGTTTGGGACCGGATCCATGCCGCGCTGATGGCGCAGGCCGATGCCGCGGGCGATATCGAGTGGATGGTCTCGGTGGACTCGACGATCAACCGAGCTCATCAGCACGGCACCAACACGACGCGTCCTGACCAGCCCACA GGGGCGACGGCGAACCACAACAATCTGTCTCCTGAAGAGCCTGATGGGCACGCTATCGGGCGCTCGCGCGGCGGGCTGGGCAGCAAGATCCACGCCGCCGTCGACGGCAACGGAATGCCGTTGGCGATCGTGCTCACCGGCGGACAGCGTCACGACGGCGCGATGCTCCTCGAGGTTCTCGACGACATCCGCGTTCCCCGTCTGGGGCCTGGCCGCCCCCGGATCCGGCCCGACGCCGTCGTTGCGGATAGGGCCTACTCCTCGGGCAAGACCCGCCGGATGCTCGCCGCCAGGGGCATCAAAACGGTGATTCCCCAGAAATCCGACGAGATCGCCTCACGCAAGAAGAAGGGCACTCGCGGCGGACGCCCGCCTGCGCTCGACCAGGTCGCCTATGCCGGCCGCAATGTCGTCGAACGACAGTTCGGACTGGCCAAGCAATGGCGCGGGATCGCCACCCGCTATGACAAGCACGCCATTGCCTACCGAGCCGGCGTCGTCCTCTGCGCCGTCATCGCCTGGCTACGCAAATAG
- a CDS encoding ABC-type sugar transport system, periplasmic component (PFAM: Bacterial extracellular solute-binding protein), with protein sequence MKRRTVLAGMALGGLAMAGCSDGGAGGGAGTEVDVSDTEMEATIEFAAWESDFAWDAVIEGFNEKYPNITVQVTKSPFKDFFTRLQTQASGNNLPDAFMMNGPNFQLYASHDILVPFDTAVDAGELDFSNYPEAMEELYTYEGVPYGVPTSYDSIGLWYNEELFEKAGVEVPTDEWTWEDLHEASKAISDALKDEGVYGFAGGAYNQELFYNLIFQAEGAVLNEDATEAEYSSPGSREALQFLRDMVEDGSSPSIQTTADTSPDELFKSGKAAMVYGGSFRVSGYVDSAVGDVIQVVRLPEGKQRGVVLHGGAVVVNAESENADAAAAFAVFHGSEEGQRIIGESGASIPAFQGTEQAYIDAHPEYDLSIFPESAEEYGFPYPVSANTQAWLEVESDMVPKILAGDLSVEEGTTQLDEKINALLTEEAEL encoded by the coding sequence ATGAAACGACGGACTGTATTGGCAGGAATGGCACTGGGCGGCCTCGCCATGGCGGGCTGCAGCGACGGCGGCGCCGGCGGAGGAGCCGGCACGGAGGTCGACGTCTCCGACACGGAGATGGAGGCCACCATCGAGTTCGCCGCCTGGGAGTCGGACTTCGCCTGGGACGCCGTGATCGAGGGCTTCAACGAGAAGTACCCGAACATCACCGTGCAGGTCACCAAGAGCCCGTTCAAGGACTTCTTCACCCGGCTGCAGACCCAGGCCTCCGGGAACAACCTCCCGGACGCGTTCATGATGAACGGCCCCAACTTCCAGCTCTACGCGAGCCACGACATCCTCGTCCCCTTCGACACGGCCGTGGACGCCGGGGAGCTCGACTTCTCGAACTACCCCGAGGCGATGGAGGAGCTCTACACCTACGAGGGCGTGCCCTACGGCGTCCCCACCTCCTACGACTCGATCGGCCTGTGGTACAACGAGGAGCTCTTCGAGAAGGCCGGCGTGGAGGTGCCCACCGACGAATGGACGTGGGAGGACCTGCACGAGGCGTCCAAGGCCATCAGCGATGCGCTGAAGGACGAGGGCGTCTACGGGTTCGCCGGCGGCGCCTACAACCAGGAGCTCTTCTACAACCTGATCTTCCAGGCCGAGGGCGCCGTGCTCAACGAGGACGCCACCGAGGCCGAGTACTCCAGCCCCGGCAGCCGTGAGGCGCTGCAGTTCCTGCGCGACATGGTCGAGGACGGCTCCTCGCCCTCGATCCAGACCACCGCCGACACCTCGCCCGACGAGCTGTTCAAGAGCGGCAAGGCGGCGATGGTCTACGGCGGCAGCTTCCGCGTCTCCGGGTACGTGGACTCCGCCGTGGGAGACGTCATCCAGGTGGTGCGCCTCCCCGAGGGGAAGCAGCGCGGCGTGGTGCTGCACGGCGGCGCCGTGGTCGTGAACGCGGAGAGCGAGAACGCCGATGCCGCCGCCGCGTTCGCGGTCTTCCACGGCAGCGAGGAGGGCCAGCGGATCATCGGCGAATCCGGTGCCTCGATCCCGGCGTTCCAGGGCACCGAGCAGGCGTACATCGATGCGCACCCGGAGTACGACCTGAGCATCTTCCCCGAATCCGCCGAGGAGTACGGCTTCCCCTACCCCGTCTCCGCGAACACGCAGGCGTGGCTCGAGGTCGAGAGCGACATGGTCCCCAAGATCCTCGCCGGTGACCTGAGCGTCGAGGAGGGGACCACGCAGCTCGACGAGAAGATCAACGCACTCCTCACGGAGGAGGCCGAGCTGTGA
- a CDS encoding predicted nucleoside-diphosphate sugar epimerase (PFAM: NmrA-like family): protein MKIAIAGGTGVIGRHAVRAAQSHGHDAVVLSRSEGVDVLTGAGLEERLRGVDVVVDALNTPSLSRRKAVHFFRTTSRHLLEAGARHGVAHHVVLSIVGIDGIDESYYAGKLAQERTVEASGVPHTIARAAQFHEFAAQISAHTSLGPLTIAPRLLARPVAAREVGEHLLRVAETDPAGRAPDLIGPEEHTLADMIRRMYAHDGTSRRVLEMRLPGAYGRGIASGALRGDPGSAQIGTTTFAQWLAQEHRAG, encoded by the coding sequence ATGAAGATCGCGATCGCCGGGGGCACCGGAGTTATCGGACGGCACGCGGTCCGGGCCGCACAGTCACACGGACATGACGCGGTGGTCCTCTCCCGCAGCGAGGGCGTGGACGTACTCACGGGCGCCGGGCTCGAGGAACGGCTGCGGGGCGTCGACGTGGTCGTCGATGCGCTGAACACCCCGTCGCTCTCGCGCCGGAAGGCTGTCCATTTCTTCCGCACCACGAGCCGGCACCTGCTCGAGGCCGGGGCGCGCCACGGCGTGGCCCACCACGTGGTGCTCTCGATCGTCGGCATCGACGGGATCGACGAGTCGTACTACGCCGGCAAGCTCGCCCAGGAGCGGACCGTCGAGGCCTCCGGCGTCCCGCACACCATCGCCCGGGCGGCGCAGTTCCACGAGTTCGCCGCGCAGATCAGCGCCCACACCTCCCTCGGCCCGCTCACGATCGCGCCGCGCCTGCTGGCCCGGCCCGTCGCCGCCCGCGAGGTGGGCGAGCACCTCCTCCGCGTCGCCGAGACGGACCCGGCCGGCCGCGCCCCCGACCTCATCGGCCCCGAGGAGCACACGCTCGCCGACATGATCCGCCGGATGTATGCGCACGACGGCACTTCACGGCGCGTACTCGAGATGCGGCTCCCCGGCGCCTACGGGCGCGGCATCGCCTCCGGCGCGCTGCGCGGAGACCCCGGCAGCGCGCAGATCGGGACGACGACCTTCGCGCAGTGGCTCGCGCAGGAGCACCGGGCGGGCTGA
- a CDS encoding alpha-L-fucosidase (PFAM: Alpha-L-fucosidase) — MPSPATAPADDVRFGPLVGRRDDEAMRAFRSYGLGQFIHWGLYSMLGNEFEGRSARGHAAASEWIRQWNPRTAPEGWPRQYDALHRSFDPSDFDARRWAREARQMGARYVIFTTKHHDGFAMWPSAHSEYTIAATPYEGDIVGEIVEAYAAEGIDVFLYYSVLEWNHPDYMAHAPRTAQERERWERFLEYTRAQLLELLELYPQVKGLWFDGTWDASWVSSYEFAYALEQELRAAVPGLIIGSRFRADEHGSRHVDSSGALLGDYQQGWERKLPQDITVLDGQDWDCVMTIAPNGWGHIRDTTGLHLKSPQEMIELLMRCRSMNGNLVVNIGPDGEGRLSCHEHEIMTALGEWTEQNAAAVYGAGHVELPEPRAGILTGDGQRVFVTVLAVPVSGAIRLAVPKDSARVPVTARCEAASSPELAVHHRDVGLDRDPMTYYDVDLPAQIPPGRPFVVTVELGEVGGSAQELMAALT; from the coding sequence ATGCCCAGCCCAGCCACTGCCCCCGCTGATGACGTCCGCTTCGGCCCGCTCGTCGGCCGCCGCGACGACGAGGCCATGCGGGCGTTCCGCTCCTACGGGCTCGGCCAGTTCATCCACTGGGGCCTGTACTCCATGCTCGGCAACGAGTTCGAGGGGCGCAGCGCGCGCGGCCACGCCGCCGCCTCCGAGTGGATCCGGCAGTGGAACCCGCGCACCGCGCCGGAGGGCTGGCCCCGCCAGTACGACGCGCTGCACCGCAGCTTCGACCCCTCGGACTTCGATGCCCGCCGCTGGGCCCGTGAGGCCCGGCAGATGGGGGCCCGGTACGTCATCTTCACCACGAAGCATCACGACGGGTTCGCGATGTGGCCCTCCGCCCACTCCGAGTACACGATCGCCGCCACCCCGTACGAGGGGGACATCGTGGGCGAGATCGTCGAGGCGTACGCGGCCGAGGGGATCGACGTGTTCCTCTACTACTCGGTGCTCGAGTGGAACCACCCCGACTACATGGCCCACGCGCCCCGCACCGCCCAGGAGCGCGAGCGCTGGGAGCGCTTCCTGGAGTACACCCGTGCTCAGCTCCTCGAGCTGCTCGAGCTCTACCCGCAGGTGAAGGGGCTGTGGTTCGACGGCACCTGGGACGCCTCCTGGGTCTCCAGCTACGAGTTCGCGTACGCCCTGGAGCAGGAGCTGCGCGCCGCCGTGCCCGGCCTGATCATCGGCTCCCGCTTCCGGGCCGACGAGCACGGCAGCCGCCACGTCGACTCCAGCGGTGCGCTGCTGGGCGACTACCAGCAGGGCTGGGAGCGGAAGCTCCCCCAGGACATCACCGTGCTGGATGGGCAGGACTGGGACTGTGTGATGACCATCGCGCCCAACGGCTGGGGCCACATCCGCGACACCACCGGCCTGCACCTGAAATCCCCGCAGGAGATGATCGAGCTGCTCATGCGCTGCCGTTCGATGAACGGGAACCTCGTGGTGAACATCGGCCCCGACGGCGAGGGCCGGCTCTCATGCCACGAGCACGAGATCATGACGGCGCTCGGCGAGTGGACCGAGCAGAACGCGGCCGCCGTGTACGGGGCGGGCCACGTGGAGCTTCCCGAGCCCCGCGCCGGGATCCTCACCGGTGACGGCCAGAGAGTGTTCGTCACCGTGCTCGCGGTGCCGGTCTCGGGAGCGATCCGTCTCGCCGTGCCGAAGGACTCCGCCCGGGTGCCGGTGACGGCACGGTGCGAGGCCGCCTCCTCGCCCGAGCTCGCCGTGCACCACCGCGACGTCGGCCTCGATCGCGACCCGATGACGTACTACGACGTCGACCTGCCCGCGCAGATCCCGCCCGGCCGTCCCTTCGTGGTGACGGTCGAGCTCGGTGAGGTGGGCGGCTCGGCGCAGGAGCTCATGGCGGCCCTGACCTGA
- a CDS encoding permease component of ABC-type sugar transporter (PFAM: Binding-protein-dependent transport system inner membrane component), with translation MTQVAAARSAGSGPTAGTGSGTTRRLPNPDGLWPWLFVLPTLGGLAVFYFWPVIQTAYYSFTRWGVFGGAKFVGLDNWISLMESGEVPRALINTLLYTAMLLLGIPISIYIASLLNRPGLRFASFYRVLYFAPFVSMPAAIALVWGMIFNSQYGILNQFLGIFGVPRVFWTSTEWVALIAIGVVGIWSSLGFNIIILGAGLRSIPTEMYEAARIDGASNWRQLLSITVPLLSPSIFFLTVLSVIHGMELFDLIFIMIGESNPIKGDTQSMVSLFYRQAFISNDKGTGAAIAILLMLIIGVLTAVQFAVQRRRARGG, from the coding sequence GTGACACAGGTGGCTGCGGCCCGCTCCGCCGGGAGCGGGCCCACCGCGGGGACGGGGAGCGGCACCACACGCCGACTCCCCAACCCCGACGGGCTGTGGCCGTGGCTGTTCGTGCTGCCCACGCTCGGCGGGCTCGCGGTCTTCTACTTCTGGCCGGTGATCCAGACCGCCTACTACTCCTTCACCCGGTGGGGCGTCTTCGGCGGCGCGAAGTTCGTGGGACTGGACAACTGGATCTCCCTGATGGAATCCGGCGAGGTGCCCCGGGCGCTGATCAACACCCTGCTGTACACGGCGATGCTGCTGCTGGGGATCCCGATCTCGATCTACATCGCCAGCCTGCTCAACCGGCCCGGGCTGCGGTTCGCGTCGTTCTACCGCGTGCTGTACTTCGCGCCGTTCGTGTCCATGCCGGCGGCGATCGCCCTGGTGTGGGGGATGATCTTCAACAGCCAGTACGGGATCCTGAACCAGTTCCTGGGCATCTTCGGCGTGCCGCGCGTGTTCTGGACCTCGACGGAGTGGGTCGCGCTGATCGCGATCGGCGTGGTGGGGATCTGGTCCTCCCTCGGCTTCAACATCATCATCCTCGGCGCCGGGCTGCGCAGCATCCCCACCGAGATGTACGAGGCGGCCCGGATCGACGGGGCCTCGAACTGGCGCCAGCTCCTCTCCATCACCGTGCCGCTGCTCAGCCCGAGCATCTTCTTCCTGACGGTGCTGAGCGTGATCCACGGGATGGAGCTCTTCGACCTGATCTTCATCATGATCGGGGAGTCCAACCCCATCAAGGGCGATACGCAGTCGATGGTGTCGCTGTTCTACCGCCAGGCGTTCATCAGCAACGACAAGGGCACCGGTGCGGCGATCGCGATCCTGCTGATGCTGATCATCGGCGTGCTCACGGCCGTGCAGTTCGCAGTGCAGAGACGGAGGGCCCGCGGTGGCTGA
- a CDS encoding carbohydrate ABC transporter membrane protein (PFAM: Binding-protein-dependent transport system inner membrane component) — MAEMTTPTPVTTPRRSRKRRQTGAPRGSNAWAHVVLSIGGFIMVFPFLWQVLMSLSSTAEVTSVPPTFWPSELRFDNYVEVFRQVPFLEQFWVSVRVTVATVVGQVVLCSMAGYAFARMRFAASAAIFAVMLSILMIPNQAYLIPQYQIVQSLGWLDTVPGIVIPTIFSAFGTFLMRQFFVNLPDELEEAARLDGANTFQIFWRVMLPLARPSISALAIITVLAAWNNLLWPLVVTSRAEHRTLSVGIASLNGQYVIDYPVMMAASLMAMAPILILFIVMQRRVIEGLAHSGLKG; from the coding sequence GTGGCTGAGATGACGACTCCCACTCCCGTGACGACCCCGCGGCGTTCTCGGAAGCGGCGCCAGACGGGCGCCCCGAGGGGCAGCAACGCCTGGGCGCACGTGGTGCTGTCCATCGGCGGGTTCATCATGGTGTTCCCGTTCCTGTGGCAGGTGCTCATGTCGCTCTCGAGCACTGCCGAGGTGACCTCGGTGCCGCCCACGTTCTGGCCCAGCGAGCTGCGGTTCGACAACTACGTCGAGGTGTTCCGGCAGGTGCCGTTCCTCGAACAGTTCTGGGTCTCGGTGCGGGTGACGGTCGCGACGGTGGTGGGGCAGGTGGTGCTGTGCAGCATGGCCGGCTACGCCTTCGCCCGGATGCGCTTCGCGGCCAGCGCCGCGATCTTCGCGGTGATGCTCTCGATCCTCATGATCCCGAACCAGGCCTACCTGATCCCGCAGTACCAGATCGTGCAGAGCCTGGGCTGGCTGGACACCGTGCCCGGCATCGTGATCCCCACGATCTTCAGCGCGTTCGGCACGTTCCTCATGCGGCAGTTCTTCGTGAACCTGCCCGATGAGCTCGAGGAGGCGGCACGGCTGGACGGCGCGAACACCTTCCAGATCTTCTGGCGGGTGATGCTGCCGCTGGCCCGCCCCTCGATCAGCGCGCTCGCGATCATCACCGTGCTCGCGGCCTGGAACAACCTGCTGTGGCCGCTGGTGGTGACCAGTCGTGCGGAGCACCGCACCCTCTCGGTGGGCATCGCGTCCCTCAACGGCCAGTACGTGATCGACTACCCGGTGATGATGGCCGCCTCGCTCATGGCGATGGCACCGATCCTCATCCTGTTCATCGTCATGCAGCGCCGCGTGATCGAGGGGCTCGCGCACTCGGGCCTGAAGGGGTAG